CCGGGATGGTCGGAGTCGAGCTGAACCGCCTGGGGTTCACGAACATCGATGCGATGGACATGTCCCAGGGTATGCTGGACGAGGCGGACCGCAAGGGAGTCTACAGCAATTTCTACCAGATGGTCATGGGTGAACCCCTCGATATGGACACCGGCAGCTACGACGCCGTCATCGGCGTCGGTGTTCTGACCCTGGGT
The Dehalococcoidia bacterium DNA segment above includes these coding regions:
- a CDS encoding class I SAM-dependent methyltransferase: MYASENNQQLEERYDQWAKEYDEDLESDFGYVMPRIAAETFQQFVPTESKVLDAGAGTGMVGVELNRLGFTNIDAMDMSQGMLDEADRKGVYSNFYQMVMGEPLDMDTGSYDAVIGVGVLTLG